One genomic segment of Besnoitia besnoiti strain Bb-Ger1 chromosome VII, whole genome shotgun sequence includes these proteins:
- a CDS encoding hypothetical protein (encoded by transcript BESB_080290), whose product MTTQPPLNGVYEYQKTIRHRSISRGAWTETGSANEENVRGPRTPTEGSDGEAGHRGCGTTIREDKHGEQETEEISVPDDKAGKASARAGSRIQRQLAPDREDFEAERKALSKSRANKVGTTHQSHIQYTGGDTRSTAAGSGESGDFNSPIASCFSPTKESGHSSNLVNDKSLGAVSAAMDPLASPSSALARLPDDEQRLTATFLSRRDLLLSLSARLKTLIPNKRGQESQQASEGALQAEVQELPPTREAGAVQRIKYSPREGNAAKRSGSPGIKTAKLQSHETLSARSGSGKHNGSDKKRTETAR is encoded by the coding sequence ATGACAACGCAGCCCCCACTTAACGGCGTTTACGAATACCAAAAGACGATCAGGCACCGTAGTATCTCGCGCGGGGCCTGGACAGAAACAGGCAGTGCTAACGAGGAAAACGTGCGCGGCCCCCGAACGCCAAcggaaggcagcgacggGGAAGCAGGCCATCGCGGCTGTGGAACGACGATTCGCGAAGACAAACACGGAGAACAGGAAACAGAGGAAATTTCTGTACCAGACGATAAGGCAGGAAAGGCATCAGCACGCGCTGGTTCGCGCATTCAGAGACAACTTGCTCCTGACAGAGAAGACTTCGAGGCCGAGCGCAAGGCACTTTCCAAGAGTCGCGCTAACAAAGTTGGAACGACGCACCAAAGCCACATACAGTACACCGGGGGCGATACGAGATCCACCGCTGCGGGCTCAGGCGAATCTGGAGACTTCAACTCCCCGATTGCCTCGTGTTTCTCACCAACTAAAGAGTCAGGACACAGCTCGAACCTCGTAAATGACAAATCGCTGGGtgcggtctccgccgccatGGATCCATtggcttcgccttcgtcggcaCTCGCCCGCTTGCCGGATGACGAGCAAAGACTGACAGCGACTTTTCTGTCGAGACGCGACCTCCtgctctctctttctgcacGCCTGAAAACTCTGATACCGAACAAGAGAGGTCAAGAAAGCCAACAGGCGTCAGAAGGCGCACTGCAAGCGGAAGTCCAAGAGCTTCCCCCGACTCGAGAGGCTGGTGCTGTCCAGCGCATCAAATACAGCCCGCGGGAAGGGAACGCCGCGAAACGAAGCGGCTCTCCAGGGATAAAGACAGCCAAGCTTCAATCTCACGAAACACTATCAGCAAGGTCAGGTAGTGGAAAACACAATGGAAGCGACAAGAAACGGACAGAGACCGCCCGCTAA
- a CDS encoding DEAD/DEAH box helicase domain-containing protein (encoded by transcript BESB_080300) has protein sequence MSSSSSSRRRHHSPDASGEEDSRRRTGRGDYGRSRSPRWRGDSSSPGHLRSSSFRPSSSRVPCVSSSSRHASSSSSSSSRHASDRDRRDRGGVGEEESERRDSRHVSRSARRDRSLSPEDRRSGRRERDRRAVGRRSESASRSPRADDRRHRGSDRDKDNGRRRPEREEAADGRRSSRRFGGEGRDWPRDRDARSPSDDSGSASDGGRRRHRKRRRRSADERAERKSADRSAEKRATQEDVKHEVLAKKRAALHEEDKQARAERAEDALRTSRSPPPLREGKEASAASPTKRQPSPSPSLVSPRKSETRESTAAEGAKSSSASQAPGEEAAKISRLERFKALQQLKQSSSTSASSAAAPSSPGAAESLQAPSPQADAAEEEKDSLVFQSAGSKVAVGSTGDRRDTRQPQIRHLGDSSAAQAVKAAASAAAAAVAALAAQTLSASGGKRAGGAARKLAVEEVFGGSREGAATDTPKDAVALARTAGGAARRAEGSASVASEQARKAPDAQRENEADARDSPPGDEPNGASAEGAARREAEANKSGDAEKPKAAEGEDGAGEELDGQQGAVLRRKLTKAKARKQQQMLLLRTLEKKAKDVDSKSDDPLDAFMTALEAEAKAELDAAKEEERGNVAELRCLNTKRKKEASAAPQDSVALDATQSISLDEISRWEEIKHQFLPVKSEASADAQLAAENGRQAPAASSSVKTEAPTSLSASSASSPEKASEVEGMKPERGNGETPASSSSVVEQAASRARSPRAAATGEGVEPPSASVRVKSEPAETGEGEETAGGAAMDADAAAAVAGASEEDEGAKDEDDTYYRVFMEEMKKKKEEEKKKEEAREQRRKIAKAVTAQGGEGGDGVGKKKKKRKAEEEEDERVFSEGEEEESSDDEDEEGEGKTNQGGGGEGGDENLSYFDLLMKVGAKKQLPTVDHEASEYPPIKKNLYIQVKEISCMKEHEVDALRKTHGNIKVRGKQCPRPVTTFFQCGLPDKIVKYLTLRGISEPFPIQMQAIPCLMCGRDVIAVAETGSGKTLAYTLPLIRHVLSVKQQYKTYLANKQLAALEAGGAAEADKKPAVEKPEEKKVGKEKVVVYKDFKEGTIGLVIAPTRELCVQIFKEINRCCNLVDLSAVACYGGAGIGSQLGAIKRGVDVMVGTPGRLIDILTMNGGRVTSLKRVTFIVLDEADRMFDFGFEPQVTAIISSSRPDRQTCLFSATFPPHIEALARRILQKPVEIIVGEKGRTAANVQQYVEIMEEERKFFRLLQLLGEWQEHGSIIIFVNRQVEADELFTELLKYGYQAATLHGGQDQTDREFTIQEFQDGVRTLLIATSVAARGLDCKHCVLVINMTCPNHIEDYVHRIGRTGRAGRIGVAYTFVTKDDADKADDLEKALIQSGQPVPQALTDLSAQHKQECNLGMHGKKKKSGGGFGGRGFSFSASEKSRQQRERQQAKKELGLEKDGEDEEYLDADLLAPDDVLGPSADAAGDSRGAIDVVTGLPANFAAAIPQPAPGAGVAAADPSSALQSVVAEAAAKAAYLAQRQAAAFGLSAPGTSEGAERARVVAELLKRQDEEKLRSGLPPPPPGAPLPPSGAPGDATTLSIPQQAERMAHNAVQHIIDPIERARHFAAVKQSLTNYLTSSRAAGAATATATAATGLTPGQHQQQLAVAAAAATAAAAAAGGGGEVAEAATQALELLKSGSQSLSASMALHANLEKLRNMSSQTAQSVAAALAVLSPSNATLGKIRGLSERGYKCPNTGNFVDEFEINDYPQIARYKFTQRDVLNRLMEETGAVLYVKGQHVDPKEKHKNKLAPGAKYLHVEIIGATPIIVQRARSECRQLLEALAVRSLNTSNTQTARAITGRYNIWS, from the exons ATGagttcgtcgtcgtcctcacGTCGTCGTCACCACTCCCCAGATGCctccggcgaagaagacagccggcggcgcactgggcgcggcgactacggtcgctcgcggagcccccgctggcgaggagacagctcTTCGCCTGGACATCTGCGCAGTTCTTCGTTTcggccttcctcttcgcgggTGCCCTGCGTatcgtcctcctcccgccacgcgtcctcttcctcctcctcctcgtctcggCATGCCTCCGACCGCGACCGCAGAGACAGGGGGGGGgtgggcgaagaagagagcgagcgccgTGATTCCCGCCACGTGAGCCGCAgtgcacgcagagacaggagcCTCAGCCCCGAAGACAGACGCTCGGGGCGCCGTgagcgagacaggcgcgccgtcggccggcgcagcgagagcgcgagtcgatcgccgcgcgcagacgaccGCCGCCACCGAGGCAGCGACAGGGACAAGGACAACGGTCGCCGGAGGCctgagcgcgaagaggccgccgacggcagGCGATCGTCTCGCCGCTTCGGGGGCGAAGGGAGAGACTGGCCGCGCGACAGGGACGCCAGAAGCCCGTCAGACGACTCCGGCAGCgcaagcgacggcggcaggcgcagacaccggaagcgacgaaggagaagtGCAGACGAGAGAGCCGAGCGGAAGTCCGCGGATcggagcgcggagaagcgcgcaACCCAGGAAGACGTCAAGCATGAAGTCCTCGCCAAAAAAAGGGCCGCGCTCCACGAGGAGGAcaagcaggcgcgcgcggaacgGGCGGAAGACGCCTTGAGAACGAGTCGATCCCCACCCCCCCTCCGCGAGGGGAaggaggcgtcggcggcatCGCCCACGAAGCGCCagccgtctccttcgccgtcgctggtGTCGCCGAGAAAGAGCGAGACCCGGGAGAGCacggccgcggaaggcgccaagagttcttctgcctcgcaggccccaggggaggaggccgcgaagaTCAGCCGACTCGAGCGGTTCAAAGCTCTCCAGCAGCTCAAACAGTCTTCATCGACCTCCGCGTcatctgccgccgccccgtcgtcgcccggcgcggcggagtctCTGCAGGCACCCTCGCCGCaagccgacgcagcggaggaggaaaaggacTCTCTGGTCTTTCAGTCCGCGGGCTCGAAAGTCGCTGTGGGCTCCACGGGAGACCGAAGAGACACCCGGCAGCCCCAGATCCGACACCTCGGAgactcctcggcggcgcaggccgtgaaggccgcggcctctgcagccgcggccgcggtcgcggcgctggccgcgcagacgcttTCGGCGAGTGGCGGGaagcgcgccggaggcgcagcgaggaagctgGCAGTTGAAGAGGTTTTTGGAGGCTcgagagagggcgcggcgacagacacGCCGAAGGACGCTGTGGCGTTGGCGCGGACGGCTGGTggggccgcgcggcgggcagaAGGCAGCGCCTCAGTCGCCAGCGAGCAGGCGCGAaaggcgccagacgcgcagagagaaaacgaggcggACGCCAGAGACAGTCCGCCTGGGGACGAACCCAATggagcgagcgcggagggcgcggcgagacgagagGCCGAAGCGAACAAGTCGGGAGATGCCGAGAAGCCTAAGgccgcagaaggagaagacggcgcaggcgaggagctgGACGGGCAGCAGGGAGCCGTGTTGAGGAGGAAACTCACCAAGGCGAAGGCACGAAAACAGCAGCAGATGCTCCTGCTCAGAACGCTtgagaaaaaggcgaaagaCGTCGACAGCAAGTCTGACGATCCCCTCGATGCCTTCATGACTGCcctcgaggcggaggcgaaggcagag CtggacgcggcgaaggaggaggagcgtgGCAATGTCGCCGAGCTGCGCTGTCTGAacacgaagaggaagaaggaggcctccgccgcgccgcaggatTCCGTGGCTCtcgacgcgacgcagagtATTTCTCTCGACGAAATCTCGCGCTGGGAGGAAATTAAACACCAGTTCCTACCTGTCAAGTCGGAGGCAAGCGCGGATGCGCAGCTTGCCGCCGAGAACGGCCGCCAAGCccctgcggcctcttcttcagtcAAAACAGAAGCTCCTACGTCGCTATCAgcgtcctctgcttcctctccagAGAAGGCAAGTGAGGTGGAGGGAATGAAGCCAGAGCGAGGGAACGGCGAGACGCccgcttcgtcctcctctgtcgtggagcaggccgcgtcgcgtgcgcggagcccccgcgcagcagcgacgggcGAGGGAGTTGAGCCGCCGTCTGCATCCGTGCGAGTCAAGAGCGAGCCCGCGGAAacgggcgagggcgaagagacagcaggcggagcggcgatggacgccgacgcggcggcggcggtcgcgggcgcgagcgaagaagacgagggcgcgaaagacgaggacgacacGTACTACCGCGTGTTCATGGAagagatgaagaagaagaaggaggaagagaagaagaaggaggaggcgcgcgagcagcgccgaaAGATAGCTAAGGCGGTCACGGCGCAGGGcggggaaggcggcgacggcgttgggaagaaaaagaagaagcggaaggcggaggaagaagaagacgagcggGTTTTCtccgaaggcgaagaggaggagtcgagcgacgacgaggacgaagagggtGAAGGCAAGACTAACCAGGGAGGGGgtggagagggcggcgacgagaatCTCTCCTACTTTGACCTCCTGATGAAAgtcggcgcgaagaagcagctCCCCACAGTCGACCACGAAGCGTCAGAGTACCCGCCCATTAAGAAAAACCTGTACATCCAAGTGAAGGAGATTTCTTGTATGAAGGAACACGAAGTCGACGCGCTGAGAAAAACGCACGGAAACATCAAAGTCCGAGGCAAACAGTGCCCGCGCCCCGTCACCACCTTTTTCCAGTGCGGACTGCCTGACAAAATCGTCAAG TACCTGACGCTTCGCGGCATCTCCGAGCCCTTCCCGATTCAGATGCAGGCGATTCCGTGCCTGATGTGCGGGCGGGACGTGATTGCGGTCGCCGAGACAGGCAGCGGAAAGACGCTCGCCTACACGCTGCCTCTGATCCGCCACGTACTCTCTGTGAAGCAGCAGTACAAAACGTACCTGGCGAAcaagcagctcgcggcgctggaggcgggcggggccgcagaggccgacaAAAAGCCCGCCGTCGAGAAGcctgaggagaagaaagTTGGAAAAGAGAAAGTCGTCGTCTACAAAGACTTCAAAGAAGGCACCATTGGCCTG GTTATTGCTCCGACGCGAGAACTCTGCGTCCAGATCTTCAAAGAAATCAACCGATGCTGCAACCTCGTGGATCTCAGCGCGGTGGCGTGTtacggaggcgcaggcatAGGCAG ccAACTGGGCGCGATTaagcgcggcgtcgacgtCATGGTGGGAACTCCTGGTCGCTTGATTGACATTCTCACGATGAATGGCGGCCGCGTTACGTCACTGAAA cgcgtcacCTTCATCGTGCTGGACGAGGCAGACCGCATGTTTGACTTCGGGTTCGAGCCTCAGGTGACAGCCATCATCAGCTCCTCGCGTCCCGATCGCCAGacctgtctcttctccgcgacTTTCCCCCCGCACATCGAAG CACTTGCGCGCCGCATCCTCCAGAAGCCTGTGGAGATCATCGTGGGCGAGAAGGGTCGCACCGCTGCCAACGTGCAGCAATACGTGGAAATCATGGAGGAAGAGCGGAAGTTCTTCAG GCTTCTTCAACTGCTTGGGGAGTGGCAAGAGCACGGCTCCATTATCATCTTTGTCAATCGCCAGGTGGAGGCGGACGAGCTTTTCACTGAACTTCTCAAG TATGGCTACCAAGCTGCGACGCTGCACGGCGGCCAGGATCAGACCGACCGCGAATTCACCATTCAAGAATTCCAG GACGGCGTACGCACGTTGCTGATTGCCACGAGTGTGGCGGCTCGCGGATTGGACTGCAAGCACTGCGTGTTGGTGATCAACATGACGTGCCCAAACCACATCGAAGACTACGTTCACCGCATCGGCCGcacaggccgcgcaggccgcatCGGCGTCGCGTACACCTTTGTGACAAAAGACGACGCCGATAAAGCCGACGACCTCGAAAAG GCGTTGATTCAGTCTGGGCAGCCAGTTCCGCAGGCGCTCACGGATTTGTCGGCGCAGCACAAGCAGGAGTGCAACCTGGGCATGCacgggaagaagaagaaaagcggaggcggcttcggcggtcgcgggttttcgttctccgcctcggagaagagtcgccagcagcgcgagcgccagcaggcgaagaaggagctcGGCCTGGAgaaggacggcgaagacgaggagtaCCTCGACGCCGACCTCCTTGCGCCCGACGACGTGCTCGGCCCctcagcagacgccgccggcgacagccgcggggCGATTGACGTCGTGACTGGGCTGCCGGCGAACTTTGCCGCAGCGATCCCCCAGCCCGCCCCCGGggctggcgtcgccgcggctgacccgagctccgcgctgcagtccgtcgtcgcagaggcggccgcgaaggcggcgtatctggcgcagcgccaggcTGCCGCGTTCGGCCTCAGCGCACCTGGGACTTcagagggcgccgagcgcgcgcgtgtcgtcGCCGAGTTGCTCAA GCGACAAGATGAAGAGAAACTTCGATCCGGtttgccgccgccgcctcctggcgcgccgctgcccccaTCCGGGGCTCCTGGAGACGCGACCACGTTGTCGATTCCGCAGCAG gcCGAGCGCATGGCGCACAACGCAGTTCAGCACATCATCGACCCGATTGAGCGGGCGAGGCACTTTGCAGCAGTCAAGCAGTCGCTCACGAACTACCTCACTTCGAgtcgcgccgctggagccgcgaccgcgaccgcgactgcggcgacAGGCCTCACGCCAGGCcagcaccagcagcagctcgcggtggcggcagccgcggcgactgcggctgcggctgcggctgggggcggcggcgaagtcgCCGAGGCTGCGACACAGGCGCTCGAGTTGCTCAAGAGTGGATCGCAGAGTCTCTCGGCGAGCATGGCGCTGCACGCAAATCTCGAAAAACTCAGAAATATGTCG AGTCAAACGGCGCagagcgtggcggcggctctCGCGGTTTTGTCGCCGTCCAACGCGACCCTCGGCAAGATTCGCGGCCTTAGCGAGCGCGGCTACAAGTGCCCGAACACCGGCAACTTCGTGGATGAATTTGAAATCAATGACTACCCGCAGATCGCGAGATACAAATTCACTCAGAGG GATGTCCTGAACCGCCTCATGGAGGAGACTGGCGCTGTGCTGTACGTGAAAGGTCAACACGTAGATCCGAAGGAAAAGCACAAAAACAAACTCGCGCCTGGAGCCAAGTACTTGCACGTTGAGATCATCGGGGCGACACCCATCATCGTTCAGCGCGCGAG GAGTGAGTgtcggcagctgctggaggccCTCGCAGTTCGCTCGCTGAACACAAGCAACACGCAGACGGCCAGGGCCATCACCGGCCGCTACAACATCTGGAGTTGA
- a CDS encoding hypothetical protein (encoded by transcript BESB_080310), translating to MSRPKYTFVTLSPTAASVCRPSSLPDADYSSSSSSQAGVSLSLPLRHGAPFEASVASATAATPAAAVTVAVGQRLAPASPSTTDAVSLALSRLPGDLQRPAGSAERRTPSSSEPRRSGASGTSTDPGDAGQHSRSESTRGGIHSERDGETGAEGRRVRRSASRLLPESQHEGEHGAPRFRLRTSPEQRAAPKPTASASGASAYAGALEVSRSGRKHVSVASHFPSLQALPPSRLGAASLPEACPPRPEPSVDETRMSVPAFDGRKLPAVAPEDAAAMLKEFALLLSRLEALGRETRKLPAHAVSHDERDRRSRERVPHAPFVDLLEREGDQRLPQGNALRKQLQEQAVICASLHARLEYLFDESRATQETLEKEGCPGDRNARPAPPGEEEPRARGQEAPRPTAPSSGGGASAADDHTADPGRKTGGKLAPSADSYSLSAGGSARQKDAELRRTRADGSDNHAAVEERRETGAGAPGSLKLSAGRREDASAFSECHRRRLHHSKLRQDFARLQEQYGRLMLLLGVQVLPFGSAEREEAQDSSREGAVTASETLGRTRAEGARGGDAAGAGGSGAADRPCDLLQLIDFNHFAGGFQREATRDRLTRPCLQADDGGDISLRRADSATPHAAGLRDKAHGSPFLPPLDALTEEPFLPPLRCGGAAARSSVSSSPYARDALAASEAGEGRTGASVDASLVPASSLAVWRPTSLQEVDDRLEESQRQEQLEQLRHLEQCVQVLHELHLNIASDVAAAEEPISSALEQTDNAREELTHANRELINASLRRSQWWGLHGGGAAAAAGVVVGAAAAGPFGALAGAVVGALLGASSGGALRRHHRQKLKRIGEDLERRRRRRQGLARRQGQLQGGSEEEVEEGGAEGGAGGGAEGGRDGGRPEVRQSLVAARGAYTGGLGREAERRRRERRRPNGMGPREGVRGSVPWVSSVCAFGVAAGRLEGRRAERHPSSDTSPPSFAAGAAGAEGAAGADAASDWSPAHSRARGPLSVANRSWPSLSCASRSSYASSSATEFEQAGSPRVDAGSAMVPEDPRVSTTKQTRRVTAATSFSSSTLSVFSGSILPSSSFLRPAKRGGTRVEAGPSAGARGLAGASEEGRRPAQDAAAHGTPQRAQEGHVPRRAAADMQPARDERRRDRRPRHEKGEDSGVAFGGRGGPPQRRSDRSEASTRQGSPS from the coding sequence ATGTCTCGCCCCAAGTACACCTTCGTCACGCTATCTCCCAccgccgcgtctgtctgccgcccttcctctctgcctgACGCGGACtattcttcctcctcgtcctctcaGGCTGgagtctctctttctctgcccTTGCGCCATGGCGCTCCCTTCGAGGCTTCAGTCgcttcggcgacggcggcgacgcctgccgcggctgtAACCGTCGCGGTCGGtcagcgtctcgcgcccgcgtctccctccaCGACTGACGCCGTGTCGCTtgctctctcgcggctcccTGGGGACCTGCAGCGCccggcgggctccgcggagCGTCGAACTCCGTCGtcgagcgagccgcgcaggtCGGGCGCCAGCGGGACGAGCACAGATCCCGGAGACGCAGGACAGCACTCCCGCAGCGAATCGACTCGTGGAGGCATCCACAGCGAAAGAGATGGAGAGACCGGTGCGGAGGGTCGCCGTGtgcggcgctctgcgagcCGTCTCCTCCCTGAATCGCAGCACGAAGGCGAACACGGAGCTCCGCGGTTTCGCCTTCGAACTTCACCTGAGCAACGGGCGGCTCCAAAGCCGACGGCGTCGGCCTCTGGGGCGTCAGCGTACGCAGGCGCCTTGGAGGTTTCGCGCAGCGGGAGGAAACATGTGTCTGTAGCGTCGCATTTTCCCTCTCTCCAGGCTCTTCCGCCGTCTCGtctgggcgccgcctcgcttcctgaGGCttgtccgccgcgccctgagCCCTCGGTGGACGAAACGCGCATGTCTGTGCCTGCCTTCGATGGCCGCAAACTTCCAGCGGTAGCGCcggaggacgccgctgcgATGCTGAAGGAattcgcgcttcttctctcccgtcTGGAGGCTTTGGGGCGTGAGACGCGGAAGCTTCCCGCGCACGCAGTCTCCCACGACGagcgcgacaggcgcagccgcgagcgcgtcccACACGCGCCCTTCGTGGATCTTCTTGAGAGGGAAGGTGACCagaggctgccgcagggcaacgcgctgcggaagcagctgcaggaacAGGCTGTCATATGCGCctccctgcatgcgcggctggAGTACCTCTTTGATGAgtcgcgagcgacgcaggaaaCCCTCGAGAAAGAGGGCTGCCCCGGCGACAGGAacgcgcggccggcgccgcctggggaagaagagccgcgagcgaggggGCAAGAGGCTCCTCGCCCGACGGCGCCctcgagcggcggaggagcctctgcagctgaTGACCACACCGCGGACCCTGGCAGGAAGACGGGCGGGAAGCTCGCGCCCAGCGCAGACTCGTACTCACTCTCGGCTGGGGGCTCGGCTCGCCAAAAAGACGCAGAGCTCCGCCGAACTCGCGCAGATGGCTCAGACAATCACGCGGCAGtagaggagaggagggaaaCAGGCGCAGGGGCGCCGGGGTCGTTGAAGCTCAGTgcagggcggcgagaggacgcTTCGGCGTTCTCCGAATGTCACCGGAGGCGGCTGCACCACTCCAAGCTTCGTCAGGACTttgcgcgcctgcaggagcAGTATGGGCGGCTGATGCTTCTCCTCGGAGTGCAGGTTCTCCCCTTTGGCAGCgcggagcgcgaagaagcgcaggaCTCAAGCAGAGAGGGCGCCGTTACGGCATCAGAGACGCTCggccgcacacgcgcggagggcgcgcgcggaggcgacgcagcgggagCCGGGGGCAGTGGCGCAGCGGATCGCCCCTGTGACCTCCTCCAGCTCATCGACTTCAATCACTTCGCGGGCGGCTtccagagagaggcgactcgTGACCGTCTCACGAGACCGTGCTtgcaggcagacgacggaggTGACATTTCCTTGCGACGGGCAGACAGTGCAacgccgcacgcagcggGCCTGCGCGACAAAGCACACGGCTCCCCcttcctgccgccgctggacgCCTTGACCGAGGAAccgtttcttcctcctcttcgctgcggcggagccgccgccaggtCTTCGGTGTCCTCTTCTCCGTATGCCCGCGACGCGCTAGCGGCGTCTGAAgcgggcgaaggccgcaCGGGCGCGTCCGTGGACGCCTCCCTCGtccccgcctcgtcgctggctGTCTGGCGCCCAACGAGCCTGCAAGAAGTCGACGACCGCCTCGAGGAGTCGCAGAGGCAAGAGCAGCTGGAGCAGTTGCGACACCTGGAGCAGTGCGTCCAAGTCTTGCACGAGCTGCATCTCAACATCGCGagcgacgtcgccgccgcagaggagccgaTCTCGTCGGCGCTTGAGCAGACAGACAatgcgcgcgaggagctcaCGCACGCCAACCGAGAGCTCATCAACGCGAGTCTCCGGCGCAGTCAGTGGTGGGGCCTacacggaggcggcgcggcggccgcggccggcgtcgtcgtcggagccgcggcggctgggccCTTTGGAGCCctggcgggcgcggtcgTCGGGGCCTTGCTGGGCGCCAGCTCGGGAGGGGCTCTCCGGAGACACCATCGGCAGAAGCTGAAGAGAATTGGAGAGGACCttgagaggcggcggcggcgccgccaaggcctcgcgaggcgacaggGTCAGCTGCAAGgtggcagcgaggaggaagttGAGGAAGGAGGGGCGgaagggggggcgggagggggggcggaaGGGGGGAGGGACGGAGGCAGACCAGAGGTGAGGCAGAGCCTAGTGGCAGCCCGAGGCGCGTATACGGGCGGGCTCGGGCGAGAGGccgagagaaggagacgagaaagaaggcgccCAAACGGGATGGGGCCAAGGGAGGGCGTTCGCGGCTCTGTTCCGTGGGTCTCGTCTGTCTGCGCATTCGGTGTTGCCGCGGGTCGCCTCGAGGGTaggcgcgccgagcggcaCCCTTCGTCGGACACGTCGCCGCCATCGTTCGCGGCTGGTGCGGCGGGGGCTgagggagcggcgggcgcagacgcggcatCCGATTGGTCGCCGGCGCACTCGAGagctcgcgggcctctctccgtcgccaaTCGCTCTTGGCCGTCGTTGTCCTGCGCATCTCGGTCTTCCTacgcttcttcttcggcgacgGAGTTTGAGCAGGCAGGCAGCCCGCGTGTGGATGCTGGGTCCGCCATGGTCCCTGAAGACCCGCGTGTCTCGacgacgaagcagacgcggagggtGACGGCGGCGACTAGCTTTTCGTCGTCGACGCTCTCTGTTTTCTCGGGGTCGATTCTgccgtcctcttctttcctccgccCTGCGAAGCGCGGAGGGACCCGAGTAGAGGCAGGGCCTTctgctggcgcgcgagggctCGCGGGGGCTTCAGAGGAGGGTCGACGGCCTGCGCaagacgcggccgcccacgggacgccgcagagggcgcaggAAGGGCACGTcccgcgcagagctgcggcggacATGCAGCCGGCAAGAGACGAACGGAGGAGGGACAGACGCCCACGTCacgagaaaggcgaggacagcggcgtcgcgtttggggggagagggggacCGCCTCAGAGACGAAGCgaccgcagcgaggcgtcgaCCCGCCAGGGGTCTCCCTCCTAG